Proteins from one Bradyrhizobium amphicarpaeae genomic window:
- a CDS encoding lytic transglycosylase domain-containing protein encodes MAGLTVGCAALAKSNETSADAGKDTAKPAGKTPSKDTTKGASKGTGKETAKDAAKGASQGASKGASKGAAGAPAKDAAKKPAKETGKDAGKSAGKEPAKDKPKPAAAAAAPKSHPTASGSPPKTAPAPAVTAVRPSAPAAKPAVAPVLAPATRQHAAPRKPVIPAAVAATSSTPQGDKDALESVIELVRKRKAGDASNVAAGISDPVARKLAEWIILRSEDNGATVERYRAFLSANPSWPSQTFLRRRLEAAMWDDRRDDSVAWSWFENESPVSAKGRFTLAKAMLARGDRGNAERLVREAWRSDPMSEDTENNALDQFGALLTPGDQKARMDTLLYGSENEAAMRAAMRLGAGYVALARARIAAVKKAPNARALLDAVPRELHNDPGFIFSKIQLLRREEKFAEAAQLMLSAPKDPGRLHNLDEWWIERRLLARKMIDTEEFRSAYLIARDAALPSRDIYKTEQEFTAGWIALRFLNDPAAATQHFARIGVGSVNPTALARAGYWQGRAAEAAGRQQEARNAYARAAEQSTSYYGQLARAKLGLPQIELNSQPRGRGAERLEIVRAAQLLYELDEREMAIPLLADMGENGDPEALVGLGELTQRYNDARGMLLLGKGALNRGLPFDFYAYPVNGIPQFTPIGPDVERSIVYAIARQESAFNPRVVSPAQAYGLMQVTPDAARYVCKRHGATYDLGRLKNDSVYNATLGSAELGGLLEDYRGSYIMTFAAYNAGRGSVRKWVERYGDPRDPKVDAVDWVELIPFSETRNYVQRIMENLQVYRARFGGGTRLQIEADLRRGAGSVE; translated from the coding sequence ATGGCAGGGCTGACGGTCGGCTGCGCCGCCTTGGCCAAATCAAATGAGACGAGCGCGGACGCGGGCAAGGACACCGCGAAGCCAGCCGGCAAGACCCCCAGCAAGGACACCACGAAGGGCGCGTCCAAGGGAACCGGCAAGGAAACTGCGAAAGACGCGGCCAAAGGAGCAAGCCAGGGGGCGAGCAAAGGCGCAAGCAAGGGTGCCGCCGGCGCTCCGGCCAAGGACGCTGCGAAGAAACCGGCCAAGGAGACCGGCAAGGACGCCGGCAAGAGCGCCGGAAAAGAGCCCGCGAAGGACAAGCCCAAGCCTGCCGCAGCTGCAGCTGCGCCGAAATCGCATCCGACCGCCAGCGGCTCGCCGCCGAAAACCGCACCCGCGCCGGCCGTCACCGCCGTCAGACCTTCCGCACCCGCCGCCAAGCCGGCCGTGGCCCCTGTGCTGGCGCCGGCGACCCGCCAGCATGCCGCGCCGCGCAAGCCGGTCATACCGGCCGCGGTCGCTGCGACGTCCTCGACCCCGCAGGGTGACAAGGATGCGCTGGAGAGCGTCATTGAGCTCGTGCGCAAGCGCAAGGCGGGTGACGCCAGCAACGTCGCAGCAGGCATCTCGGATCCGGTCGCGCGAAAACTCGCGGAGTGGATCATCCTGCGCAGCGAGGACAATGGCGCGACCGTGGAGCGCTACCGCGCCTTCCTCTCCGCCAATCCGAGCTGGCCGTCGCAGACCTTCCTGCGCCGGCGCCTGGAAGCTGCGATGTGGGACGACAGGCGCGACGATTCCGTTGCGTGGTCGTGGTTCGAGAACGAATCTCCTGTGTCCGCCAAGGGCCGCTTCACGCTCGCCAAGGCGATGCTGGCGCGCGGCGACCGCGGCAACGCCGAGCGGCTGGTGCGCGAGGCCTGGCGCAGCGATCCGATGTCCGAGGACACCGAGAACAATGCGCTCGACCAGTTCGGCGCCCTGCTGACGCCTGGCGACCAGAAGGCGCGGATGGACACCCTACTCTATGGCAGCGAGAATGAGGCCGCGATGCGCGCCGCAATGCGCCTCGGCGCCGGCTATGTCGCGCTCGCCAGGGCCCGCATCGCCGCCGTCAAGAAAGCGCCCAACGCGCGCGCGCTGCTCGACGCCGTGCCGCGCGAGTTGCACAACGATCCCGGCTTCATCTTCAGCAAGATCCAGTTGCTGCGCCGCGAGGAGAAATTCGCCGAGGCGGCGCAGCTCATGCTGTCCGCGCCGAAGGATCCGGGTCGTCTCCACAATCTCGACGAATGGTGGATCGAGCGGCGCCTCCTCGCGCGCAAGATGATCGACACCGAGGAATTCCGGAGCGCCTATCTGATCGCGCGCGACGCCGCACTGCCCTCGCGCGACATCTACAAGACCGAGCAGGAGTTCACGGCCGGGTGGATCGCGCTGCGCTTTCTCAACGACCCCGCAGCCGCCACCCAGCATTTCGCCCGGATCGGCGTCGGTAGCGTCAATCCGACCGCGCTGGCGCGTGCCGGCTATTGGCAGGGCCGCGCCGCGGAAGCCGCGGGGCGCCAGCAGGAGGCGCGCAACGCCTATGCCCGCGCCGCCGAACAGTCGACCAGCTATTACGGCCAGCTCGCCCGGGCCAAGCTCGGCCTGCCGCAGATCGAGCTCAACAGCCAGCCGCGCGGCCGCGGCGCCGAACGGCTGGAGATCGTGCGCGCCGCGCAACTGCTCTACGAGCTCGACGAGCGCGAGATGGCGATACCGCTGCTGGCCGACATGGGCGAGAACGGCGATCCCGAAGCGCTCGTCGGCCTTGGCGAGCTGACACAGCGCTACAACGACGCGCGCGGGATGCTGCTGCTCGGCAAGGGCGCGCTCAATCGCGGCCTGCCGTTCGACTTCTACGCCTACCCCGTCAACGGCATTCCGCAGTTCACGCCGATCGGTCCCGACGTCGAGCGCAGTATCGTCTATGCGATCGCGCGGCAGGAGAGCGCCTTCAATCCCCGTGTTGTTTCGCCGGCGCAGGCCTACGGCCTGATGCAGGTGACGCCCGACGCCGCGCGCTATGTCTGCAAGCGGCACGGCGCGACCTACGATCTGGGGCGGCTGAAGAACGATTCGGTCTACAACGCCACGCTCGGCTCGGCCGAGCTCGGCGGACTGCTCGAGGATTATCGCGGCTCCTACATCATGACCTTCGCCGCCTACAATGCCGGCCGCGGCAGCGTGAGGAAGTGGGTCGAGCGCTACGGCGATCCGCGTGACCCCAAGGTCGATGCGGTCGACTGGGTCGAGCTGATTCCGTTCTCCGAGACGCGCAATTACGTGCAGCGGATCATGGAGAACCTGCAGGTCTACCGGGCCCGCTTCGGCGGCGGCACGCGCCTGCAGATCGAGGCCGATCTGCGCCGCGGCGCCGGCAGCGTGGAATAG